A region from the uncultured Draconibacterium sp. genome encodes:
- the fusA gene encoding elongation factor G, whose amino-acid sequence MAKQDLKYTRNIGIMAHIDAGKTTVSERILFYTGMTHRIGEVHDGAATMDWMEQEQERGITITSAATTTFWKHKEQEYKINIIDTPGHVDFTVEVERSLRILDGTVALFCAVGGVEAQSETVWRQAEKYGVPRIAFVNKMDRQGADFFNVYNEIKEKLGANPVPMQIPIGAEETFEGVIDLVEMKAVRWEDDATMGTKYVLSEIPEELKEQADEWKEKLVESVAEVDDEILERYFEDPDSITAEEMMAVIRKATLEGVIIPMMCGSAFKNKGVQRLLDAVCEFLPSPLDKGEVKGKNPVIDKEVTRMPDADEPLAALAFKIATDPFVGRLAFIRVYSGKIEAGSTVYNSRTGKKERISRLYQMHSNKQNPKDVIEAGDICAAVGFKDIRTGDTLGDLKNPIELESMDFPEPVIGIAIEPKSQKDVDKLGNGLAKLAEEDPTFVVRTDEDSGQTVIRGMGELHLEILIDRLKREFKVECNQGAPQVAYKEAITQSVELREVFKKQTGGRGKFADIICRVEPTEVGKEGLEFIDEVKGGRIPREYIPSVEKGFKDALANGPLAGFPVDSLKVTLLDGSFHPVDSDQLSFEICARQAFKSAASKAKPALLEPIMKLEIVTPEEYMGDIIADLNRRRGEVASMDSKGNAKVIEAKVPLSEQFGYVTVLRTLSSGRATSSMEFSHYAEVPRNLAEKVLADVQGRIDLL is encoded by the coding sequence ATGGCTAAACAAGATCTGAAATATACCAGGAATATTGGTATTATGGCGCACATCGACGCCGGTAAAACCACCGTGTCAGAACGAATTTTGTTTTACACAGGTATGACTCACCGTATTGGTGAAGTGCACGATGGTGCTGCAACCATGGACTGGATGGAACAAGAGCAGGAAAGAGGTATTACAATTACTTCTGCTGCAACTACCACCTTCTGGAAACACAAAGAGCAGGAGTATAAAATCAATATTATTGATACTCCGGGACACGTTGACTTTACCGTAGAGGTTGAGCGTTCGCTGCGTATTCTTGATGGTACTGTAGCTCTTTTCTGTGCTGTAGGAGGTGTTGAAGCACAGTCGGAAACGGTATGGCGTCAGGCTGAAAAATATGGTGTTCCACGTATTGCATTTGTAAATAAAATGGACCGTCAGGGTGCCGATTTCTTTAATGTATACAATGAAATTAAAGAAAAATTAGGTGCTAACCCTGTTCCAATGCAAATTCCTATCGGTGCTGAAGAAACTTTCGAGGGAGTTATCGACCTTGTTGAGATGAAAGCAGTGCGTTGGGAAGACGACGCAACAATGGGAACGAAATATGTTCTTAGCGAAATTCCTGAAGAATTAAAAGAACAGGCTGACGAATGGAAAGAAAAATTAGTTGAATCGGTTGCCGAAGTTGACGATGAAATTTTGGAGCGTTACTTCGAAGATCCTGATTCAATTACTGCTGAAGAAATGATGGCTGTAATCCGTAAAGCAACTTTGGAAGGAGTAATCATTCCGATGATGTGTGGATCAGCATTTAAAAATAAAGGTGTTCAGCGTTTGTTGGATGCGGTTTGTGAGTTCTTGCCTTCTCCGCTTGATAAAGGCGAAGTTAAAGGTAAAAACCCGGTAATCGATAAAGAAGTAACACGTATGCCTGATGCAGACGAACCTTTGGCTGCACTGGCATTTAAAATTGCTACCGACCCATTCGTAGGTCGTTTGGCATTTATCCGTGTTTATTCTGGTAAAATTGAGGCGGGTTCAACCGTATACAACTCACGTACAGGTAAAAAAGAGCGTATTTCTCGCTTATACCAGATGCACTCTAACAAGCAAAATCCAAAAGATGTTATCGAGGCAGGTGATATCTGTGCTGCAGTAGGTTTTAAAGATATTCGTACAGGTGATACACTTGGCGATCTTAAAAACCCAATTGAGCTGGAAAGCATGGATTTTCCGGAACCGGTAATTGGTATTGCTATTGAGCCTAAATCGCAAAAAGATGTTGATAAACTTGGAAACGGTTTAGCAAAACTGGCTGAAGAAGATCCAACATTCGTTGTTAGAACCGACGAAGATTCAGGTCAGACAGTAATTCGCGGTATGGGTGAGCTTCACCTTGAAATTTTGATCGACCGTTTGAAACGCGAGTTCAAAGTTGAATGTAACCAGGGAGCTCCTCAGGTAGCATACAAAGAAGCTATTACTCAGTCAGTTGAGCTTCGTGAAGTATTCAAGAAGCAAACTGGTGGACGTGGTAAATTCGCCGATATTATTTGTCGTGTTGAGCCTACAGAAGTAGGAAAAGAAGGACTTGAATTTATCGACGAGGTAAAAGGTGGTCGTATTCCACGTGAATACATCCCATCGGTAGAGAAAGGTTTTAAAGATGCATTGGCCAATGGTCCGTTAGCAGGGTTCCCTGTTGATAGCCTGAAAGTAACACTGCTTGATGGTTCATTCCACCCGGTGGATTCAGACCAGTTGTCATTTGAAATCTGTGCACGTCAAGCATTTAAATCTGCTGCATCGAAAGCAAAACCTGCACTGCTTGAGCCAATTATGAAGCTTGAGATTGTTACTCCGGAAGAGTATATGGGTGATATTATCGCCGATCTTAACCGTCGTCGGGGCGAGGTAGCCAGCATGGATTCAAAAGGTAATGCCAAAGTAATTGAAGCAAAAGTTCCGCTATCAGAGCAGTTTGGTTATGTTACCGTATTACGTACACTATCATCAGGACGTGCTACTTCATCAATGGAGTTTAGCCACTATGCCGAGGTTCCGCGTAACCTGGCAGAGAAAGTGTTAGCAGATGTACAAGGAAGAATTGATTTATTATAA
- the rpsJ gene encoding 30S ribosomal protein S10, with protein MSQKIRIKLKSYDHNLVDKSAEKIVKTVKTTGAVVSGPIPLPTHRRVFTVLRSTFVNKKSREQFQLSSYKRLIDIYSSTAKTIDALMKLELPSGVEVEIKV; from the coding sequence ATGAGTCAAAAGATCAGGATTAAGCTTAAATCGTACGATCACAACTTGGTAGACAAGTCGGCTGAGAAAATCGTTAAAACCGTAAAAACTACAGGTGCGGTAGTTAGTGGTCCTATTCCACTTCCTACTCACCGCAGAGTTTTCACAGTTTTGCGTTCAACCTTCGTAAATAAAAAATCGAGGGAACAATTTCAGTTGTCTTCATACAAACGTTTGATCGACATTTACAGCTCAACCGCAAAAACAATCGACGCATTAATGAAGCTAGAGCTTCCAAGTGGCGTTGAAGTAGAAATTAAAGTTTGA
- the rplC gene encoding 50S ribosomal protein L3, giving the protein MAGIIGKKIGMTSVFSVEGKNIPCTVIEAGPCVVTQVKTAETDGYEALQLAYGEKKDKHATKAEVGHFKKAGVSPKRKVVEFHNTYQEEFELGQEIDVNIFHEKDYVDIVGVSKGKGFQGVVKRHNFRGVNDATHGQHNRLRAPGSIGASSWPSRVFKGMRMAGRDGGKTVTIENLEVVKVIPEKNVIVVKGSVPGAKGSYLIIRKQWN; this is encoded by the coding sequence ATGGCTGGTATTATTGGAAAAAAAATCGGAATGACATCCGTATTCAGTGTTGAGGGGAAAAATATCCCATGCACTGTGATTGAGGCCGGACCTTGTGTGGTAACACAAGTGAAAACGGCAGAGACCGACGGCTACGAAGCGCTTCAGTTAGCTTATGGCGAGAAAAAAGACAAGCACGCCACTAAAGCTGAAGTTGGCCACTTTAAAAAGGCTGGTGTTTCACCAAAGCGCAAAGTAGTAGAGTTTCATAACACCTATCAGGAAGAATTTGAATTGGGACAGGAAATCGATGTGAACATCTTTCACGAAAAAGATTATGTTGATATCGTTGGTGTTTCAAAAGGTAAAGGTTTCCAGGGGGTAGTAAAACGTCACAATTTCCGTGGTGTTAACGATGCTACTCACGGGCAGCACAACAGGCTAAGAGCACCGGGTTCAATTGGTGCATCATCATGGCCTTCGCGCGTATTTAAAGGAATGCGTATGGCTGGTAGAGATGGTGGAAAAACAGTAACCATCGAAAACCTTGAAGTAGTAAAAGTTATTCCTGAGAAGAATGTAATAGTGGTAAAAGGTTCAGTACCTGGAGCCAAAGGTTCATACTTAATTATTAGAAAACAATGGAACTAA
- the rplD gene encoding 50S ribosomal protein L4, with the protein MELSVLNIEGKETGKKVTLNDQIFGIEPSDHAIYLDVKQYMANQRQGTSKSKERGEITGSTKKIKRQKGTGTARAGSIKSPIFRGGGTIFGPRPRNYGFKLNKKVKQLARKSALTYKANEKSIMVVEDFNFEAPKTKEMVALKSNLQIAEKKALFVLPTENNNIYLSSRNLQDVSVVTASELNTYQILNAKAIVLCEGSVAKIEEAFKL; encoded by the coding sequence ATGGAACTAAGTGTACTGAATATAGAAGGAAAAGAAACCGGAAAAAAAGTCACTTTGAACGACCAGATTTTCGGTATTGAGCCCAGCGACCACGCCATTTATTTGGATGTAAAACAATACATGGCTAATCAGCGCCAGGGAACAAGCAAGAGCAAAGAACGTGGTGAAATTACAGGTAGCACCAAAAAGATTAAAAGACAAAAAGGTACCGGTACAGCACGTGCAGGTAGCATCAAGTCGCCAATCTTTCGTGGTGGTGGTACAATTTTTGGCCCACGTCCGCGTAATTACGGATTTAAGCTGAACAAAAAAGTAAAGCAATTAGCCCGTAAATCAGCTTTAACTTACAAAGCAAACGAAAAAAGCATCATGGTTGTGGAGGACTTCAATTTTGAAGCGCCAAAAACAAAAGAGATGGTAGCATTGAAAAGCAATCTGCAAATTGCTGAAAAAAAGGCACTTTTCGTTTTACCAACTGAAAATAATAACATATATTTGTCGTCGCGAAATTTGCAAGACGTATCGGTTGTAACTGCTTCAGAGTTAAATACTTATCAGATTTTGAACGCAAAAGCGATTGTGCTTTGTGAGGGATCTGTTGCGAAAATTGAAGAAGCATTTAAACTTTAA
- the rplW gene encoding 50S ribosomal protein L23 — protein MEILVKPLVTEKMTDQSERFNRYGFVVDKRASKPEIKKAVEDLYNVTVESVNTMVYGGKVKSRYTKGGIITGKTAAFKKAIVTLVEGDSIDFYSNI, from the coding sequence ATGGAAATTTTAGTAAAACCATTAGTTACAGAAAAAATGACCGACCAGTCGGAACGTTTTAACCGTTACGGTTTTGTGGTAGATAAAAGAGCAAGTAAGCCGGAAATTAAAAAAGCCGTTGAGGATCTTTATAATGTTACGGTTGAAAGCGTAAATACCATGGTTTACGGTGGTAAAGTGAAATCGAGATACACCAAGGGCGGTATAATTACCGGAAAAACAGCGGCTTTTAAAAAGGCCATTGTTACTTTGGTTGAAGGAGATAGCATTGACTTTTATAGTAATATATAA
- the rplB gene encoding 50S ribosomal protein L2 — translation MAVRKLKPVTPGQRHKVIGAFDTITASTPEKSLLEPLKKSGGRNNQGRMTMRYIGGGHKRKYRVIDFMRDKDGVAAVVDSIQYDPNRTARIALLKYEDGEKRYMLAPNGLQVGQTVMSGTGVDPEVGNCLPLAEIPLGTLVHNIELHPGQGGVMARSAGAYAQLTSRDGKYAILKLPSGESRMVLTSCRATVGTVGNTEHNIEKSGKAGRSRWLGRRPRVRGVVMNPVDHPMGGGEGRNSGGHPRSRNGMLAKGYKTRSKKKASNKYIVERRKK, via the coding sequence ATGGCAGTAAGAAAACTGAAACCAGTAACTCCGGGTCAAAGGCACAAAGTAATAGGTGCTTTTGATACCATTACTGCATCTACGCCTGAGAAATCATTGTTGGAGCCCTTAAAAAAGTCCGGTGGTCGTAATAACCAGGGACGCATGACAATGAGGTATATAGGTGGGGGACATAAACGCAAATACCGTGTTATCGACTTTATGCGCGATAAAGACGGTGTTGCAGCTGTTGTCGATTCAATTCAGTACGATCCAAATCGTACTGCTCGCATCGCGCTTCTGAAATACGAAGACGGTGAAAAACGTTACATGTTAGCGCCTAACGGGTTGCAAGTTGGCCAAACTGTAATGAGCGGTACAGGAGTAGATCCTGAAGTTGGAAATTGTCTTCCTCTTGCCGAGATACCTCTGGGTACATTGGTTCACAACATTGAACTTCATCCTGGACAGGGTGGGGTAATGGCACGTAGTGCAGGTGCTTATGCACAATTGACCTCACGTGATGGCAAATATGCAATTTTGAAATTGCCATCAGGCGAATCTCGTATGGTACTTACGTCCTGCAGGGCTACAGTAGGTACGGTTGGAAATACAGAACATAACATCGAGAAATCGGGTAAAGCCGGTCGCTCGCGTTGGTTAGGAAGAAGACCTCGTGTTCGTGGTGTTGTAATGAATCCTGTTGATCACCCAATGGGTGGTGGTGAAGGCCGAAACTCAGGAGGACACCCAAGATCACGTAATGGTATGCTTGCGAAAGGTTATAAAACCCGTTCGAAGAAAAAAGCTTCCAACAAGTATATTGTAGAACGTAGGAAAAAATAG
- the rpsS gene encoding 30S ribosomal protein S19 has translation MSRSLKKGPFIDFKLERKVLAMNESNKKSVVKTWARASVISPDFVGHTIAVHNGNKFIPVYVTENMVGHRLGEFAPTRTFRGHAGNKKR, from the coding sequence ATGAGTCGTTCATTAAAAAAAGGCCCGTTTATCGATTTCAAGCTCGAACGTAAAGTTTTAGCAATGAATGAATCGAACAAAAAGTCGGTTGTAAAAACCTGGGCCAGGGCATCAGTAATTTCTCCTGATTTTGTAGGACATACTATTGCAGTACACAACGGAAACAAATTCATCCCGGTATACGTGACCGAAAATATGGTAGGACACCGTTTGGGCGAATTTGCTCCAACCCGTACATTCAGGGGGCATGCTGGTAATAAAAAAAGATAG
- the rplV gene encoding 50S ribosomal protein L22, with the protein MGARKRLAAEKRKEEKKQQYFAVLRNCPTSPRKMRLVADMIRGMEVNKALDVLKYSSKEASRRVEKLLLSAIANWQAKNEGVRLEESELYVSQIMVDSGRILKRLRPAPQGRAHRIRKRSNHVTIYVDSKESVVEENLN; encoded by the coding sequence ATGGGTGCCAGAAAAAGACTAGCAGCTGAGAAAAGAAAAGAAGAGAAAAAGCAACAATATTTTGCTGTTTTACGCAACTGCCCTACATCTCCAAGGAAAATGAGGTTAGTAGCCGATATGATCCGCGGAATGGAGGTTAATAAAGCCTTAGATGTATTGAAGTATTCTTCAAAAGAAGCATCACGCAGGGTAGAGAAACTTCTTCTTTCAGCCATTGCCAATTGGCAGGCTAAAAACGAAGGAGTTCGTTTAGAAGAAAGTGAACTTTACGTATCACAAATCATGGTAGATTCAGGTCGTATTTTGAAACGTTTACGTCCGGCTCCCCAGGGTCGTGCACACCGTATCAGAAAACGTTCGAATCACGTGACAATTTACGTAGATAGTAAGGAAAGT